In the genome of Vigna radiata var. radiata cultivar VC1973A unplaced genomic scaffold, Vradiata_ver6 scaffold_100, whole genome shotgun sequence, one region contains:
- the LOC106755291 gene encoding serine/threonine-protein kinase STY46 isoform X1 has translation MSTGSSGSSATAAMEKARVSRTSLILWHSHQNDAAAVRKLLEEDPSLVKARDYDSRTPLHVASLHGWVEVANCLLEFGADVNALDRWKNTPLADAEGAKKLPIIELLTLNGGLSYGQNGSHSEKSPVLPPLPNKCDWEVDPSELDFSHSVCIGKGSFGEILKAHWRGTPVAVKRILPSLSDDRLVIQDFRHEVNLLVKLRHPNVVQFLGAVTDKKPLMLITEYLRGGDLHKYLKDKSSLSPSAAINFGLDIARGMAYLHNEPNVIIHRDLKPRNVLLVNSSADHLKVGDFGLSKLIKVQSSHDVYKMTGETGSYRYMAPEVFKHRRYDKKVDVFSFAMILYEMLEGEPPFSNYEPYDGAKYVAEGHRPSFRSKSYTSDLRDLTEECWSSDISQRPSFIEILKRLEKIKENLPSDHHWRVFAS, from the exons ATGAGCACCGGCAGCAGCGGATCGTCCGCCACGGCGGCGATGGAGAAGGCTCGGGTGAGTCGAACGTCTCTCATTCTGTGGCATTCGCACCAAAACGACGCCGCGGCTGTGCGGAAGCTTCTTGAGGAGGATCCATCGCTGGTGAAGGCTAGAGATTATGACAGCCGCACGCCGCTGCATGTGGCTTCGCTCCACGGCTGGGTCGAGGTTGCTAACTGTTTGCTCGAATTCGGTGCTGACGTCAATGCTTTAGATCGCTGGAAAAACACt CCTTTGGCTGATGCAGAAGGAGCTAAAAAATTGCCGATAATTGAGCTTTTGACGTTAAATGGAGGCTTGTCTTAT GGCCAAAATGGAAGTCATTCTGAAAAGAGCCCTGTTCTTCCCCCATTGCCTAACAAATGTGACTGGGAAGTTGACCCATCTGAACTGGACTTCTCTCATTCAGTTTGCATTGGAAAg GGATCTTTTGGCGAGATCTTAAAAGCCCATTGGCGTGGAACGCCTGTTGCTGTCAAACGTATTCTTCCATCTCTGTCAGATGATAGATTGGTGAT TCAGGACTTCAGGCACGAGGTTAATTTACTTGTGAAACTTCGACACCCTAATGTTGTTCAATTTCTTGGAGCTGTTACAGACAAGAAGCCCCTTATGTTAATTACTGAGTATCTAAGAGGA GGTGATCTTCATAAGTACCTCAAGGACAAAAGTTCTCTTAGTCCATCAGCAGCTATCAACTTTGGCTTGGATATTGCTAG AGGGATGGCCTATCTTCACAATGAACCAAATGTTATCATCCATCGAGACCTAAAGCCAAG GAATGTTCTTTTAGTCAATTCTAGTGCCGACCATTTAAAAGTTGGTGATTTTGGACTTAGTAAGCTTATTAAGGTCCAAAGTTCTCATGATGTATACAAGATGACGGGTGAAACTGGAAGCT acCGCTACATGGCTCCTGAAGTTTTCAAACACCGGAGATATGATAAGAAGGTTGACGTGTTCTCCTTTGCAATGATTCTGTATGAG ATGCTTGAAGGTGAACCTCCTTTTTCCAATTATGAACCATATGATGGAGCCAAATATGTGGCAGAAGGACACAGACCTTCCTTTCGGTCAAAGAGTTATACTTCTGACCTGCGAGA TTTAACAGAGGAGTGCTGGTCTTCTGACATAAGTCAAAGACCTTCGTTCATAGAGATCCTTAAACGGCTTGAAAAGATCAAGGAAAATTTGCCTTCAGATCATCACTGGAGAGTGTTCGCTTCATGA
- the LOC106755328 gene encoding CSC1-like protein At1g69450 isoform X1: MIVSALLTSVGINTALCVLFFTLYSILRKQPSNYEVYVPRLLAEGISKRRSRFNLERLIPSAGWVAKAWRLSEEELLSLSGLDGVVFMRMITFSLKMFTFAGMIGMLVILPVNCWGNQLKDIDVVDFVSNSLDVFTISNVNSGSHWLWVHFIAVYIVSGFICMLLFFEYKYISSKRISYFYSSEPQPHHFTILVHSIPTSSSNSISDSVERFFSELYPSTYLSHVVVRRTGKIHSLVSEAKKLYKRVTQLRSDPTRQKRMNRGISGIFRQKTNVIEEYQKKLENIEESVRFKQSEASLAGEEARAAFVFFRSRLGAATAFHIKQSVNPTHWITEFAPEPRDVYWPFFSESFMRRWISKLVVVVVCTLFTISFLLPVVFVQGLTNLNELEILFPFLTSLLSIKFFSQIVTGYLPSLILQLFLKVVPPAMKFLSSIQGYISHSDIEMSASRKVLWFTVWNVFFASVFSGSILSMLQAILDPKNIPAKLAVAVPAQASFFITYVVTQGWTSVSSELFRVIPFLFCRITRLFTSPDEDEFEVPSIPYHKDIPRVLFFGLLGITYFFLAPLILPFLLAYFCLAYIIYRNQFINVYAPKYDTAGKFWPVIHNSMIFSLVLMQIIAVGIFALKKLSMASTLAMPLPVLTLLFNEYCRKRFLPIFVAYSAESLIKKDRQDQTGATMTQFYENLVNAYKDPALLPLPYLPNYDNLQTPLIPQA; this comes from the exons ATGATCGTGTCTGCACTGTTGACATCTGTTGGCATCAACACGGCTTTGTGTGTGCTGTTCTTCACACTTTATTCTATATTGAGGAAACAACCGAGCAACTATGAAGTTTATGTGCCACGCTTGCTGGCTGAAGGAATATCGAAGAGGAGGAGTCGTTTCAACTTAGAGAGACTGATTCCTTCTGCAGGTTGGGTTGCAAAAGCATGGAGGCTTTCTGAGGAGGAACTGTTGTCGTTATCAGGGTTAGATGGTGTTGTGTTTATGCGCATGATAACCTTCAG TTTGAAAATGTTTACCTTTGCTGGGATGATTGGGATGCTTGTGATTCTTCCAGTTAATTGTTGGGGAAATCAGCTAAAAGATATTGATGTTGTGGACTTTGTCAGCAATTCCTTGGATGTGTTCACCATATCAAATGTAAACAGTGGCTCTCATTG GTTGTGGGTCCACTTCATTGCTGTATATATTGTCAGTGGCTTCATTTGCATGCTACTCTTTTTT GAATATAAATACATATCGTCTAAAAgaatttcttacttttattcttCCGAACCTCAGCCTCATCACTTCACCATTTTAGTTCACAGCATTCCCACTTCCTCTTCTAACAGCATCAGTGACAGTGTTGAGAGATTCTTTAGTGAGCTTTATCCTTCTACATATCTGTCGCATGTGGTTGTTCGTCGAACTGGTAAAATTCATAGCCTCGTG AGTGAGGCCAAAAAGTTGTATAAAAGAGTTACTCAATTACGATCAGATCCCACTCGACAGAAGCGTATGAATCGTGGTATTTCTGGAATTTTTAGGCAGAAAACCAATGTTATAGAGGAATATCAAAAGAAATTAGAGAACATTGAGGAGAGTGTCAGATTTAAGCAATCAGAGGCTTCATTGGCAGGAGAA GAGGCTCGAGCTGCCTTTGTGTTCTTCAGGTCTCGTTTGGGTGCTGCAACTGCTTTTCATATAAAGCAATCAGTCAATCCAACCCACTGGATTACAGAATTTGCTCCAGAACCTCGTGATGTGTATTGGCCTTTCTTCTCTGAATCATTCATGCGTCGATGGATTTCTAAGTTGGTGGTTGTAGTTGTGTGTACTCTTTTCACTATATCATTCCTTTTACCTGTAGTATTCGTACAGGGACTTACCAACCTTAATGAATTGGAAATTTTGTTTCCCTTCTTGACAAGTCTTCTCTCCAT AAAATTTTTCAGTCAAATAGTGACAGGATACCTCCCCAGTCTTATTCTTCAGTTGTTTCTGAAAGTGGTGCCTCCGGCCATGAAATTCCTTTCCTCCATTCAAGGATACATCTCACACAGTGATATAGAAATGAGTGCATCTAGAAAAGTGCTGTGGTTCACAGTATGGAATGTCTTTTTTGCATCTGTATTTTCTGGCTCAATTCTATCCATGCTGCAGGCCATCCTTGATCCTAAGAACATTCCTGCGAAGCTGGCAGTTGCAGTTCCAGCACAG GCATCATTTTTTATTACCTATGTTGTCACCCAAGGATGGACAAGTGTGTCTTCAGAACTGTTCCGTgtaattccttttcttttctgtcGGATAACAAGGCTTTTCACAAGTCCAGACGAAGATGAATTTGAAGTTCCATCTATTCCATACCACAAGGATATTCCGAGGGTCCTTTTTTTTGGACTTCTTGgtattacatattttttccTTGCTCCATTAATTTTGCCATTCCTCTTGGCCTACTTTTGTCTTGCATACATCATATATCGAAACCAG TTCATAAATGTATATGCACCAAAGTACGATACAGCTGGGAAATTTTGGCCTGTTATACACAATTCAATGATATTTTCTCTGGTACTCATGCAAATTATTGCAGTGGGAATCTTTGCATTGAAAAAGCTTTCTATGGCCTCAACTCTGGCAATGCCTCTACCAGTCCTCACACTTCTTTTCAATGAGTACTGTCGAAAACGATTTCTTCCCATATTTGTTGCATATTCTGCAGAG AGTTTAATAAAGAAGGATAGGCAAGACCAAACTGGTGCTACAATGACACAGTTTTATGAGAATTTGGTGAATGCTTACAAAGATCCTGCATTGCTTCCACTCCCATACTTACCAAACTATGACAACCTTCAGACTCCCCTTATACCTCAGGCTTAA
- the LOC106755318 gene encoding protein UXT homolog isoform X1, producing the protein MEDNARQEKVRKYEEFVDKRLKPDLIHAISQRDKVFEQQKIFSDLRRNIENLEKNSVTSLRTLVNLGSEVYLQAEVPDTQRIFVDIGFGFHVEFTWSEALNYIEKREEKIARFVKGFENYFNFQLRKPYQSGYFDIYQIYTKLLMSLAVIQRCKEEMLNKNKD; encoded by the exons ATGGAGGACAACGCACGGCAGGAGAAAGTTAGAAAGTATGAAGAATTTGTTGACAAACGCTTGAAACCTGATCTTATTCATGCTATTAGTCAACG GGACAAGGTTTTTGAACAACAGAAAATTTT TTCTGATCTGCGAAGAAACATTGAAAACCTCGAGAAGAATAGTGTAACCAGTCTAAGAACTTTGGTCAATCTGGGGTCTGAAGTATACCTGCAGGCAGAAGT GCCAGATACTCAACGCATATTTGTGGATATAGGATTTGGATTCCATGTGGAGTTTACTTGGTCTGAGGCTTTGAACTACAtagaaaaaagggaagaaaagatagcCAG GTTTGTGAAGGGATTCGAGAATTACTTCAACTTCCAGCTGAGAAAGCCTTACCAGAGCggatattttgatatttaccAAATATATACCAAGTTGCTCATGTCTTTAGCCGTCATTCAACGATGTAAAGAAGAAATGCTGAACAAAAACAAAGATTGA
- the LOC106755334 gene encoding vesicle transport v-SNARE 12 → MSEVFEGYERQYCELSANLSRKCSSTSLVSDPEQKLQKFSEIKAGLDDADVLIRKMDLEARSLQPSAKAMLLAKLREYKSDLSNLKKEFKRLTSPNSDEAAREELLEAGMADTHSASADQRERLTMSVERLNHSSERIRESHRTLLETEELGVSILQDLHSQRETLLNSHKRLHGVDDAIDKSKKVLTTMSRRITRNKWIVASVIGALVFAIVVILFYKLSH, encoded by the exons ATGAGTGAGGTTTTCGAAGGGTATGAGCGCCAGTACTGTGAGCTCTCTGCTAATCTCTCCCGCAAATGTAGTTCAACCTCGCTTGTTTCTGATCCAG AACAGAAGCTGCAGAAGTTTTCTGAGATCAAAGCAGGACTGGATGACGCTGATGTCCTG ATTCGGAAAATGGACCTTGAGGCAAGAAGTTTGCAGCCAAGCGCAAAGGCAATGCTTCTCGCAAAGTTGAGGGAGTACAAATCTGATCTAAGTAActtgaaaaaagaatttaaaaggCTAACATCACCTAATTCTGACGAGGCTGCCCGTGAAGAATTGTTGGAGGCTGGCATGGCAGATACCCATTCG GCTTCTGCTGATCAGAGAGAAAGATTAACTATGTCTGTGGAGAGATTAAACCACTCCAGTGAGAGAATAAGGGAGAGCCATAGAACCTTACTGGAGACTGAAGAACTTGGTGTTTCCATCCTCCAGGATTTGCACAGTCAGAGAGAGACTCTATTGAACTCCCATAAAAGG CTTCATGGGGTAGATGATGCTATTGACAAGAGTAAGAAGGTTTTAACTACCATGTCACGGAGAATAACTAGGAACAAATGGATCGTTGCATCTGTGATTGGAGCTCTTGTTTTTGCTATAgttgttattcttttttacaAGCTATCTCATTAG
- the LOC106755292 gene encoding uncharacterized protein LOC106755292, protein MDSLPSVSPSMVLPPSHPFRRLPPRFLSARTRSRRRHVSVSCTLAGDGTDGDLERALHMDGAIPGTSNEFVKRVSSRAYDMRRNLQQSFDSSSYDVLDANPWRETSKPVYVLTQKENQLCTMKTRRNRSEVERELGLLFSKGGKWGSGIGNQSKQARGGTTKFQMLVEDVREGVLVFEDENEAVKYCDLLEGGGQGCEGVAEIEASSIFDLCQKMRALAVLFRRGRTPPLPESLKLNLRARKRSLEDQDDLM, encoded by the exons ATGGATTCCCTTCCTTCCGTCTCGCCTTCCATGGTGCTCCCTCCCAGCCACCCTTTCCGCCGTCTCCCTCCGCGCTTCCTCTCTGCCCGAACCCGAAGCCGCCGCCGCCACGTGTCCGTCTCCTGCACCCTCGCCGGCGATGGCACCGACGGCGACCTCGAAAGGGCTCTCCACATGGACGGCGCCATTCCAGGCACCTCCAACGAGTTTGTCAAACGCGTCTCCTCACGCGCCTACGACATGCGCCGCAACCTCCAGCAGTCCTTCGATTCCAGCAGCTACGACG TTTTAGATGCCAACCCTTGGAGGGAGACTTCGAAGCCCGTGTATGTACTCACGCAAAAGGAAAATCAATTGTGCACAATGAAGACCCGCAGAAATAGAAG TGAGGTTGAAAGAGAACTGGGATTGTTGTTTTCTAAAGGAGGCAAGTGGGGATCTGGAATTGGAAATCAGTCCAAACAGGCGAGGGGAGGGACTACTAAGTTTCAGATGCTTGTGGAAGATGTTAGAGAGGGAGTACTG GtatttgaagatgaaaatgaggCAGTAAAGTATTGTGACTTGCTAGAAGGAGGTGGTCAGGGTTGTGAGGGTGTTGCCGAGATAGAAGCCTCATCG ATATTTGATCTTTGCCAGAAAATGAGGGCTCTTGCAGTTCTATTCCGCAGAGGGAGGACACCTCCTCTTCCTGAAAGTCTTAAACTCAATCTGCGAGCTCGTAAAAGGTCCCTTGAAGATCAAGATGATTTGATGTGA
- the LOC106755318 gene encoding protein UXT homolog isoform X2 produces MEDNARQEKVRKYEEFVDKRLKPDLIHAISQRDKVFEQQKIFSDLRRNIENLEKNSVTSLRTLVNLGSEVYLQAEVPDTQRIFVDIGFGFHVEFTWSEALNYIEKREEKIARQIEEYTRLIASIKAQIKLVCEGIRELLQLPAEKALPERIF; encoded by the exons ATGGAGGACAACGCACGGCAGGAGAAAGTTAGAAAGTATGAAGAATTTGTTGACAAACGCTTGAAACCTGATCTTATTCATGCTATTAGTCAACG GGACAAGGTTTTTGAACAACAGAAAATTTT TTCTGATCTGCGAAGAAACATTGAAAACCTCGAGAAGAATAGTGTAACCAGTCTAAGAACTTTGGTCAATCTGGGGTCTGAAGTATACCTGCAGGCAGAAGT GCCAGATACTCAACGCATATTTGTGGATATAGGATTTGGATTCCATGTGGAGTTTACTTGGTCTGAGGCTTTGAACTACAtagaaaaaagggaagaaaagatagcCAG GCAGATAGAAGAGTACACCCGGTTGATTGCATCAATTAAAGCCCAAATCAAGCTT GTTTGTGAAGGGATTCGAGAATTACTTCAACTTCCAGCTGAGAAAGCCTTACCAGAGCggatattttga
- the LOC106755328 gene encoding CSC1-like protein At1g69450 isoform X2, whose amino-acid sequence MLWTLSAIPWMCSPYQMLWVHFIAVYIVSGFICMLLFFEYKYISSKRISYFYSSEPQPHHFTILVHSIPTSSSNSISDSVERFFSELYPSTYLSHVVVRRTGKIHSLVSEAKKLYKRVTQLRSDPTRQKRMNRGISGIFRQKTNVIEEYQKKLENIEESVRFKQSEASLAGEEARAAFVFFRSRLGAATAFHIKQSVNPTHWITEFAPEPRDVYWPFFSESFMRRWISKLVVVVVCTLFTISFLLPVVFVQGLTNLNELEILFPFLTSLLSIKFFSQIVTGYLPSLILQLFLKVVPPAMKFLSSIQGYISHSDIEMSASRKVLWFTVWNVFFASVFSGSILSMLQAILDPKNIPAKLAVAVPAQASFFITYVVTQGWTSVSSELFRVIPFLFCRITRLFTSPDEDEFEVPSIPYHKDIPRVLFFGLLGITYFFLAPLILPFLLAYFCLAYIIYRNQFINVYAPKYDTAGKFWPVIHNSMIFSLVLMQIIAVGIFALKKLSMASTLAMPLPVLTLLFNEYCRKRFLPIFVAYSAESLIKKDRQDQTGATMTQFYENLVNAYKDPALLPLPYLPNYDNLQTPLIPQA is encoded by the exons ATGTTGTGGACTTTGTCAGCAATTCCTTGGATGTGTTCACCATATCAAAT GTTGTGGGTCCACTTCATTGCTGTATATATTGTCAGTGGCTTCATTTGCATGCTACTCTTTTTT GAATATAAATACATATCGTCTAAAAgaatttcttacttttattcttCCGAACCTCAGCCTCATCACTTCACCATTTTAGTTCACAGCATTCCCACTTCCTCTTCTAACAGCATCAGTGACAGTGTTGAGAGATTCTTTAGTGAGCTTTATCCTTCTACATATCTGTCGCATGTGGTTGTTCGTCGAACTGGTAAAATTCATAGCCTCGTG AGTGAGGCCAAAAAGTTGTATAAAAGAGTTACTCAATTACGATCAGATCCCACTCGACAGAAGCGTATGAATCGTGGTATTTCTGGAATTTTTAGGCAGAAAACCAATGTTATAGAGGAATATCAAAAGAAATTAGAGAACATTGAGGAGAGTGTCAGATTTAAGCAATCAGAGGCTTCATTGGCAGGAGAA GAGGCTCGAGCTGCCTTTGTGTTCTTCAGGTCTCGTTTGGGTGCTGCAACTGCTTTTCATATAAAGCAATCAGTCAATCCAACCCACTGGATTACAGAATTTGCTCCAGAACCTCGTGATGTGTATTGGCCTTTCTTCTCTGAATCATTCATGCGTCGATGGATTTCTAAGTTGGTGGTTGTAGTTGTGTGTACTCTTTTCACTATATCATTCCTTTTACCTGTAGTATTCGTACAGGGACTTACCAACCTTAATGAATTGGAAATTTTGTTTCCCTTCTTGACAAGTCTTCTCTCCAT AAAATTTTTCAGTCAAATAGTGACAGGATACCTCCCCAGTCTTATTCTTCAGTTGTTTCTGAAAGTGGTGCCTCCGGCCATGAAATTCCTTTCCTCCATTCAAGGATACATCTCACACAGTGATATAGAAATGAGTGCATCTAGAAAAGTGCTGTGGTTCACAGTATGGAATGTCTTTTTTGCATCTGTATTTTCTGGCTCAATTCTATCCATGCTGCAGGCCATCCTTGATCCTAAGAACATTCCTGCGAAGCTGGCAGTTGCAGTTCCAGCACAG GCATCATTTTTTATTACCTATGTTGTCACCCAAGGATGGACAAGTGTGTCTTCAGAACTGTTCCGTgtaattccttttcttttctgtcGGATAACAAGGCTTTTCACAAGTCCAGACGAAGATGAATTTGAAGTTCCATCTATTCCATACCACAAGGATATTCCGAGGGTCCTTTTTTTTGGACTTCTTGgtattacatattttttccTTGCTCCATTAATTTTGCCATTCCTCTTGGCCTACTTTTGTCTTGCATACATCATATATCGAAACCAG TTCATAAATGTATATGCACCAAAGTACGATACAGCTGGGAAATTTTGGCCTGTTATACACAATTCAATGATATTTTCTCTGGTACTCATGCAAATTATTGCAGTGGGAATCTTTGCATTGAAAAAGCTTTCTATGGCCTCAACTCTGGCAATGCCTCTACCAGTCCTCACACTTCTTTTCAATGAGTACTGTCGAAAACGATTTCTTCCCATATTTGTTGCATATTCTGCAGAG AGTTTAATAAAGAAGGATAGGCAAGACCAAACTGGTGCTACAATGACACAGTTTTATGAGAATTTGGTGAATGCTTACAAAGATCCTGCATTGCTTCCACTCCCATACTTACCAAACTATGACAACCTTCAGACTCCCCTTATACCTCAGGCTTAA
- the LOC106755291 gene encoding calcium/calmodulin-dependent serine/threonine-protein kinase isoform X2 — protein sequence MSTGSSGSSATAAMEKARVSRTSLILWHSHQNDAAAVRKLLEEDPSLVKARDYDSRTPLHVASLHGWVEVANCLLEFGADVNALDRWKNTPLADAEGAKKLPIIELLTLNGGLSYGQNGSHSEKSPVLPPLPNKCDWEVDPSELDFSHSVCIGKGSFGEILKAHWRGTPVAVKRILPSLSDDRLVIGMAYLHNEPNVIIHRDLKPRNVLLVNSSADHLKVGDFGLSKLIKVQSSHDVYKMTGETGSYRYMAPEVFKHRRYDKKVDVFSFAMILYEMLEGEPPFSNYEPYDGAKYVAEGHRPSFRSKSYTSDLRDLTEECWSSDISQRPSFIEILKRLEKIKENLPSDHHWRVFAS from the exons ATGAGCACCGGCAGCAGCGGATCGTCCGCCACGGCGGCGATGGAGAAGGCTCGGGTGAGTCGAACGTCTCTCATTCTGTGGCATTCGCACCAAAACGACGCCGCGGCTGTGCGGAAGCTTCTTGAGGAGGATCCATCGCTGGTGAAGGCTAGAGATTATGACAGCCGCACGCCGCTGCATGTGGCTTCGCTCCACGGCTGGGTCGAGGTTGCTAACTGTTTGCTCGAATTCGGTGCTGACGTCAATGCTTTAGATCGCTGGAAAAACACt CCTTTGGCTGATGCAGAAGGAGCTAAAAAATTGCCGATAATTGAGCTTTTGACGTTAAATGGAGGCTTGTCTTAT GGCCAAAATGGAAGTCATTCTGAAAAGAGCCCTGTTCTTCCCCCATTGCCTAACAAATGTGACTGGGAAGTTGACCCATCTGAACTGGACTTCTCTCATTCAGTTTGCATTGGAAAg GGATCTTTTGGCGAGATCTTAAAAGCCCATTGGCGTGGAACGCCTGTTGCTGTCAAACGTATTCTTCCATCTCTGTCAGATGATAGATTGGTGAT AGGGATGGCCTATCTTCACAATGAACCAAATGTTATCATCCATCGAGACCTAAAGCCAAG GAATGTTCTTTTAGTCAATTCTAGTGCCGACCATTTAAAAGTTGGTGATTTTGGACTTAGTAAGCTTATTAAGGTCCAAAGTTCTCATGATGTATACAAGATGACGGGTGAAACTGGAAGCT acCGCTACATGGCTCCTGAAGTTTTCAAACACCGGAGATATGATAAGAAGGTTGACGTGTTCTCCTTTGCAATGATTCTGTATGAG ATGCTTGAAGGTGAACCTCCTTTTTCCAATTATGAACCATATGATGGAGCCAAATATGTGGCAGAAGGACACAGACCTTCCTTTCGGTCAAAGAGTTATACTTCTGACCTGCGAGA TTTAACAGAGGAGTGCTGGTCTTCTGACATAAGTCAAAGACCTTCGTTCATAGAGATCCTTAAACGGCTTGAAAAGATCAAGGAAAATTTGCCTTCAGATCATCACTGGAGAGTGTTCGCTTCATGA
- the LOC106755301 gene encoding transmembrane emp24 domain-containing protein p24delta9: protein MNTMVKLKPQPRWFFVLIFGLFSYSVQSLRFELQSGQTKCITEDIRKNSMTVGNYSIINPNVHQPLPDSHTVSVRVGSLEGNIYHQSEYVQSGQFAFEAVENGDYMACFWVGHEKPQVTLTIDLDWRTGVAAKDWSNVAKKSHIDGMVRQLQILQEVASSIHDETIYLRKQEEEMELHNWTTNTRILWLCLLSLFFCMSVAGLQLWHLKTFFEKKKIL, encoded by the exons ATGAACACTATGGTTAAACTAAAGCCACAACCGCGCTGGTTTTTTGTTCTGATTTTTGGACTGTTTTCATATTCAGTTCAATCACTGAGGTTTGAATTGCAATCTGGTCAGACCAAATGCATAACCGAAGACATAAGGAAGAATTCAATGACAGTGGGCAATTACAGTATCATTAATCCCAATGTTCATCAACCCTTGCCTGATTCTCACACTGTCAGTGTTCGG GTGGGTTCACTGGAAGGGAATATTTATCACCAGAGTGAATATGTTCAGTCAGGACAGTTTGCATTTGAGGCAGTAGAAAATGGTGATTACATGGCATGTTTCTGGGTTGGCCATGAGAAGCCCCAGGTAACACTCACCATTGATCTCGATTGGAGAACAGGTGTTGCAGCAAAAGATTGGTCCAATGTTGCAAAGAAAAGCCATATAGAT GGAATGGTACGTCAGCTACAGATTTTACAGGAAGTTGCCTCTTCCATTCACGATGAGACTATTTATCTTCGAAAACA AGAAGAAGAAATGGAACTGCACAACTGGACAACCAACACCAGGATATTGTGGCTGTGCTtgctttcactttttttctgcATGTCAGTAGCAGGGTTGCAACTATGGCACTTGAAGACCTtctttgagaaaaagaaaatcctctga